ttccttcttgGAATAAAACTTAACACCCCTGGAACTGGCGAGTACCACTCTCTACATGGCTTTTCGTCCAATAACATTTCTGTCGCTTACCATCATAGTTAGTTGCCTCAAGATCCAAAAACTGATTGCTCTTCACTGCTCCCTTCTGAATTGCCTGCCAAATTTAAAGACAGACACATGTGAGCAAAAGACAAGTTACACAAATACTTATCCTATTAGTAACCCCAAGGAATGAGTAGGTCAACTAAAAATATACATTCTCACAACAGGCAACCTACATCTAACTTCTACTATCCAAGCCCTACCTCTGTGGCCCTGTGACAGCAGAAGCAGCCTCCTACCTGAAGCACCTGAGAGTGACCTTTCTCAGCACAGACATGCAGAGGGGTTCTTCCCCAGCAGTCGGTTGTGTTCACCTGGGCCCCAAGGTTCACCAGATCCTGCACAATGAGATGCTGATTGGCAGCCACTGCCACCTGAAAGGCGCTCTGTGGAcattcagagggaaaaaagatcttttaaaaatacataacactGTCCTGACAAGGAATACGAACATAAACTAAGACTGAGGGGAAAACCCCacatagagaaaataaatcttattaaGAAGCAATAAAATACTGTAACACAAGGAAACTAGAATAAGCTTAGGGCGTGCCTTTATTACACCCAGTTAATCTTTGGTCAAATAACTACAAAGTTAACGTTAATAACTTGAAGGTTGATGGTGGCAGAGTCAACATCTCAAAGTTAATATTAACTGAACTCTCTTGGTCTGCAGCTCTAAAATGATGGACACATAAATATGAGACTGGCTATTGTTCTCTTCACCGTGACCACATCTCTGCCATCTCACTCTGTCAAGATCCTCACCTGTCCATTGTGCTCTTTAATATCCAACATATGAAGCGCATTCATCTTTCTTGCGAGGACATAGGAAAGTGCCCTTCTCCCTTGGGCGACGGCAATATGGAGGAACCTGGGAAAcacaagaggaaaagagaattacTTCTGACTTCACTAAGTTCatccttgaaaaaataaataaataaataaaaattcctcctTTAGCCCCCTTCTTGACATGTTGGTGCACTCAAATGACACACCGTAGAGCATAATTTGTCTTTTCTGCTAGGTTGATAATACATCTGAGGTGCAAAAGGATGTGTTAAGCTACCAGAAATAGTTAGAATGCCAAGCACCGTGCTGATCACTTTAAATCGATTATCTTTAATATTCCCACAAACCCTGTGAGGGAGGTCTTTTCATTTTACATGTCAAGAaactcaggcacagagaggttaaataagttgCCCACGGCCACAAAGACGTCATGACAGATTACGATTCATTCTACAAGTCAACTCACCATTGATCATGAGCAACTAATCATGACCCGTTTTTTGCTCCATAGACACAATCTATCCTGGGCTTTCAAAACTTATTattcaaagaagacacacaaacaaGTAATCTATTCAgccagaaagtaaaagaaaggaaaacgcTTCAAATATTAGCTGTCACTGAACAGCAGGTTCTACCTACTCTAGTCATCACAGGTAGCCACTTACTAGGGTCTGGCTTGGTGTGCCCTAGAGAAATTGTGTGCCCACTACTTCTCACACGTCTGGTTTACCAAATTAGGTACCTGAGAGAAAAGGATACTCACGTGTCACCATCTGCATCCTTTGAAAGAAACTGATCTTGAGAGATATTTGCCAGTTTGCTTTCTTCCTGTTCTACTTGCCACTGGAAAAATGACTTCCCTAACTGTGTGGTGTTCATTGGGTTTCCGATGATGTTTGGGAATGGCAGTGAAGTGCCTAAAGGGGTAGAGCCTGCGTCATGCCCCATCATGGCCTCACAGGCGCCACGTGGCATCATGTTGAAGTTCTGCAGGTGTGCGTCATTCTGTTGCTGAACACTGGGGGAATTCTGAATGGGAACAGCAATATTCTCAGACTCCTGACTACTCAGAAGAGATGCAAAACTTTGATCTGGGCAGAACTGTGGTTCTTGACCATCAAAGAGGTTTGGTTCATAATTGGGGGACTGGGATGTTCTGGAATAAGGACTGTATTCCAGAGTTGGGTTGTGGGTGTAGTGCTGTGGCTGCAAGTTCTGGCTCTGTGGAGAATACTGGTACAGGGACGTCTGATCCACCATGTGTGGGGAGCTGCTGACTTGGAACGGTTGGTGTTTCTGAGGTGGCGAGAAGACCTGCCCTCTGTGGAAGTCCTGACACTGTTCTTGGGGAGAGCCCTGAGGGACCACCACAGGGCTCATCCAACTAACTTGGACGGTATTCAGGGAAACCGGGCTGCATTCATTCTTAATGTTGATTATGTTCTGAAGCAGATCAGCACTGCTGTCCTGTTTGGATTCACTGTGATGAGCATCTTCCATGCTCTCTGCGGGTGTTGGTGTTTGAGGTGGtgtctggaaaagaagaaaaagttaagtTGCagactctctttcaaaattatgCCAGGAAAAATTTTCAAAGGGTATTCAGAGGAAAATAGTGGGATATTTACCAAAAACTGGGTATGTAATAAAGCTGGCCTTTTGCAAACTGGTCCATCAGACAATGAAtcaggtcctttcctttttccactaTATGATACTGTGTTCTTCAATTCTATACCCAAGAAAGGAATATGGAATCTGTGatcactttattttctaaattttacccATAATCACACTACATTATTTTACTCTAAAGCCCCCATATTACGAATAGAAGGAACTCTTACCTGTGAATTGCTCTCTGTTCACACTTTGGgtctataaagaaaaagaatttctaatTTACTGCATATCAAATGGTTTCCTGCTTAATAAACATCAATAAGCAGACTTAACTTTACCACTCTTTACAGCTCACCATAAATCTGACAGTTATCCtagcaaaatttattttctatcttaattttctttccccattttccctTTCACCTTAGTTCAACTGAAGTCAAGACAAAATTAATAAGCCCATTAGAGTTTTCCCCTTCTAGTCAAACTTTTCCATTTCAGTTGATTCTTTGCCCCCAAGttgccttcatttattcattcattaaatttcTCTTGTGTGCCCAGTACTGGCCTAAGTGACAGGAATACAGCAGACAGAGACCAATGCACCCTCTATCCTATGACTCTGGTGTGGTCTACAAAAGAGCTACTGGACCCAGGTCAGAAGAGAATAATAACTACCCTGACAGAATAACCTCCCTTCCtcaacccaaaacaaaaaagaggtacCACCTTAAAATCATCCACAGCTTGGCCAGAAGCCTTCTGTTTATGACTTCGGATATGCAACAGGAGTTCCTTCACTGAGTTCTTCACACGAACACCTTGAAAGGGTCCTCTCTGCTGCCTTCCAacccccatatggggctcaactgttcaaaagaaaacaaaacatatgccAATTAAATCTGTTTACAGACACAAATCTTGACAATCTCAAAAGCATAGCCGTCTAATGTATGAAGTCCCCAACAAACAGATTGCAAAGCCTCTCCAACTCACTCTGGTCAATGGCCTTGAATGTCAGTCCCCAGCCCTACCTAAGCGTTCTTCATTTCCTAATACCTTTCTCCCCCAGGCAGGCACCCTACGAAAATAAAGCTCAAAGAACTGTAGTTTCAGGGGCCCCTGGAGCCAACAGATAAACCCAAATTAAGCTTCTTCGTCTTTCAGCCCCATCCACCCAAGAGACACAATCACAGATTTTGCCACCCTCTCATAAATCTGTAATTATTCTTAACTTTTGAAAAACCATGGGGGAGCGAGGATAAATGATGGATTTTCAGctttttcaaaacaaagactTTATATccacacataaatttaaaaagtctaataATTCCACTCACCTAAGAAAGCACAAAACAAACTTCCTCCAAAGATCTCAATGTGCCAAGGTCTAACAATTAACAATGTCtcagaggggggatgggccaaatgggtaagggtcattaaggaatctactcctgaaatcactgttgcactatatgctaactaatttggatgtaaatttaaaaacataaaattaaaaaaataaacataagaaaataaaaaaataaaaaaaaagtcttaggtTTCTTAGGCtttccatatttaaattttaagatatactttaaaatgtagtCTATGAGTACAGCATTCCACTTCTGACCACTACTATGTCATAATCTCTTGGGATGAGTTGAACACAAAACATGGAAGAAGTCAGGAAATGAATAATTGAGCCACTCAGTTGAGTAGGAAACAGTTAGAAGATGGGACAAGAAACCATGCCTAATTTGAATAGACATAGACCTATCAAACATATGAGAGGAAACCCACTCAATGGTAGGGCAAATTAAAGAATGAGtggattttatgtttaagtttaGGAAAACCTTGTCAGCATCTAACAGCATTTCTCTGGAATGACAGTAGTTAATAATTCAACGTCACAGGGAGAAAAATTCAGTTTCAGAAATCCCCTATGTCTATGTGGTAAACCAAGGAACGAACAAAACAGTTTCAGAGAAATGAAGGCCAAATTTGAGAGAAAAGGCTTGaatacacgcacatgcacacacacacacacacacacacacacacacacacacacacactttgcatCTGCTAAAACATACATACGTTTAAAATACAGAGAGCACCTTATGAAATCAAGTGgcttaaattactttttaagtgaaaatgaaaactcactttttataataaaagacaaCCAAAACAGAAGTGGCTAGCAGTAGGGAACACACCTGAACAAGAATGTTCTTTAAAATCATGCTGATTAGACTTTATAACACTTGAGATTATCTAGACTTTCTTTAGTCTGCCCACAGTGCCATCCTGTTTCCCCCCAAGTTATGCAACTCGgctctttaagaaaagaaactaacCAATTCACAGCAGAAGGAAACATTATCCCCATGCCGGCTAGGTTTAGCTTAACCATTCTAAAGCACACAGAAAAACAAGACCGCAGAAATTCAGGGTAGACTTCCGAAACTCGAAAACATCACACACTAAAGTCATAATGTGAGCTGGTTTTTAGTCCAGTTTCACCTCACATCTTGTTAATATCAGTTTCCTTTCGTAAATATAAAAtcctttttacttaaaatttccacaaatacttaggaaaaaataagtCGACCATAAACACAGCACTCAAACAAACCTCATTGGGAACCCCAAGTTATACCTACATCAGATCCAAAAACTCGCCACCAGTATGTGAATTTACAGTTTAGTAAagcttgaagaagaagaagaagaggaggaggaggaggaggaagaggaaggaggaggaggaggaagaggaagaaggaggagaaggagaagaagaaaagaaaaaagaagagtgagagaaaaatcTAAAGTGATTCATCGCCACCCTCAGAAGTCAGAGCTCTGCTCTCAGAGGCGCTTTGAGCTACCAGGCCAGCGGGATGTGACGCCCGGATTTTACAGACAGTCAAAGGGCATGGAGTTCTACCAACTgccctggcacagagcaagtcTTCCAGTAATCGCCTAACATATGATGACAGTGTGGTTATATACTGCCGCTAAGGGAGGCACAGAGGCCACCTAACTCCGGGTCCAGGTACTTCGCACCTCGGCAGTTCGGACCCTCCCCTCCCAGCGTGTGGGCCGACCGGAGACCGGGGTGCTGGGGGCGCTGAGGCCGCGCCCGCCGGGGCGGGTAGGTACCTTGCAGCCGCTCGGCGCGCGCGCCACCTCTCGGCCGGGACTCCACGGCCCCGCAGGAGGACACGGACGAGGCGGAGGAGAAGTCGGAGGAGTCCGAGCCGGGCGAGCCGGGCGCCGAGGGCCCCGACGACGAGCAGATGGCGTCGCAGGCGCCCGGGGCCGCGGCCGGGGGCGATGCGCCGTAGAAGTAGGCCAGGTTCAGCGGGCTGGTCATGAGGCCACCGTCGCCGGCCGCGTCCAGCAACCCCTCTCCGCCGCGGCTGTCGTCCAGCAGCTTGTCCACGATCATGCTCCCGGGCTGGGCGCTCGGGGACCCCAGACTCCTGCGCCACCCGCTCGCTGCGCACGACTGCCTCCCGGCTGTGGCTCTGACGGGCTCGGGGACCTGCCGGCAGGGGGATGGCGCGGGCACGGGCGCGGCCCGGGACTGCCCGGCTATTTAACCGGCCTCCAGGAGCTGGAGGGGGAGGATCGTAGCCTCGCCTGCCTCCCCCGAGCCCGACCGGGCCATTGGCGGCGTCGGGGCcgcctcccagcccctcctccggATGCGCCCCGTTTCCAGTAAAATGTACAGGATGAAGCAATGTGCCCTCCGCCCTCGCCCCGCCCGCCCGGCTCCGCCTCGACTGACCGGCTGTTTTCTCCCCCTTCACCTGGAAACCCCGAGCGAGCGCGGTCTCCCACCTCCCGCCTCCCGGACCGGGACCCCGGCCCCAGCCGCCGGCGGAGAGaagccgggccgggccgggcgccgGGGAAGAAGGCGCGCGGCGTGGGGGCCCCGGGCCTGCAGAGGGAGCGGCGGAGGCGGGAAGGCAGCGGCGGGAACAGGTCGGCCCGGTTCCCGGGGAGGAGGAAATCCTGGAAGCTGCACGTTCCGCACTCCTCCGCCCGCCCTGGCGCGGCGAGCTTCCCGCCAGCTCCATTTAAGGCGTCTCTGGAAGATTCCTAAAGGCCTGGCTCCTCCAGTGCCTCAGAGCAGCTTTGGTCCTCGGAACTTAACGTTTGCCAAAGTGTTTACCTTTGTAATGTTGAAGCCATTTTTCTGTCCTCAAATTATAATctggactactttttttttttttttttttttggcacagcCCAGTAATAAAAAACAGTGCCTTATACCCCTGTCTGGTTCAGAACTTCGCAAAATGACtaatgtacatacatgtatatgtttatactcatgtatatataatttttttctttctgcataattttacattttatctgaTAAACAGGAATTTTGCTGTTTCTTAGCTTAAgtactatttatttttagtgttcatttatttttgagagagagagacagacagacttgggggcggggggaggagggcggagcggagagctagggagacacagaatccgaagcaggctcccggctctgagctgtcagcatagagcccgttgcgggcctcgaactcatggactgcgagatcatgaccccagccaaagtcggacacttaactgactgagccacccaggcgccctaagtactttaaaaaaaaaaaaaaaaatggatttacaCAATTTTTATTGAAGTCCTAGGagtttgcaggaaaaaaaaagatgaatgattATGTCCCTTGTTTCAAGTACGTTGTAATCTTGTAGAAATGATAAGGTAGGCACACACGTGCTATATTAAAAGAAACCAATTATGATTAAACATCATGATGGATACAAAGTTCAATGAGTGTcctaaaaagaaagacaaaacatggtggagaaaaaaaaggtCATGAGGAAAATCTTTGCAAAGGAGAGGGCATTTGAGACAGGCCCTGAAGGATGGGTGGGATTTCAACCAAAATGATTTATAGGAAGATGGAACAGCATGAccaaaaaaatgaggaagagtcAGATAAAAGCCAACAGTCTCTTTTTAAGGTAGTCAAAGCAAAGGTGATAACATAAATGTAACAGGTAACTTGGTGCCTTTGGGTGGAGCACCTCCAGTGGCCCGCTGAGACGCTGAGTCTTTAATAAACACTGAGTGAACATGGAAGAATCTGGGCAGGCAAAATTAACCTAGAAGCAGCCTAGATGCAGTAAGACTGAGGGGCCCAGAGGCCCTTAGGAACTACTGCATCCAGGACTGAACTGAGCTGACCCTGGTTCAGAGGCAATGAGGAAGAGGAAAGTAAATAGAAAGAAAGGGCTGGGCAGCACTGTTCAGACAGAATGCACAGGTCCGGACCAGCTAGATACGGGCAGCAGTGAAGGGGTCCCCAGTCAGGATGTGGTTTGGGGCCAGATGACCAGGTGAACAGGGATGTCAGCTTCAGATCACAAGCAAATCAGCAGAAGCAAAGTTAGAGTTCCAGGAGGGAAGACGGATGCAATGAGCTTGAATTGTTACTCAGTATTAATAGGTGTTAGAAGACCCTGATGGGAGTTTCAAAGTAAATAGTCACTTGTTTCTCACAAGTGTTGTATTGTCCCCAAAACTTgctgcctttcccttctcccagtctttggttttggtaacttctaaaaaaaaataaaaataaaaaggaaacaactcTTTTGTATCTGCAGGGAATAAAAGACTCCAGTAAATGCAGTCCTCCAGAAACCAAAATCACTTAAAGGATGCTCCAAATAAGATGTTAGGCTTTCTCAATAAAatctatttggatttttttcaccctactaacatattttatgtataataaaGGCCTTAAATGTCCATTCAAACAAATTcatgcacaatttttttttttttttttttacaaaactaattCTCCCCTAAAATTATTTCTGGTTTCACTTGGTATATAAAAATCTAAGCTCAAAATCATAGCCTCTGGAGAactcataaataaatatgatcAGTGAAAGACTAATGTTTCAGAATAAACATTCAAAGTTTTCTATAAAATGTCAAAGCAAGCATACTGTCTGAGAAGACCACAACCCCCAGTGCCCAATGCCCTCCCACACAGAGTCAAGAATGGTAGTTTGTTAATGttactacaaaaagaaaatttgaatatacTTTGCTTCatttacatgttgaaatataAACTCAATTTGGTCTATCAATTTGGTTGAATGATATGACACTACCATTGTTCTAACCAAATGTGATAGAACGTTAACTCTCTGAGAGAGAGCTACCATGTTATGAGGACTCTCTGGAAAAGTCCACTGAggccaacagccagcaccaactGGCCAGCTATATGAGGGAGCCTCCACAACATATCAGGCCTTCAGATGACTGCGCTGACCAACATCTTGACTGTGGTTTTAG
The DNA window shown above is from Neofelis nebulosa isolate mNeoNeb1 chromosome 5, mNeoNeb1.pri, whole genome shotgun sequence and carries:
- the NFKBIZ gene encoding NF-kappa-B inhibitor zeta isoform X2, giving the protein MGVGRQQRGPFQGVRVKNSVKELLLHIRSHKQKASGQAVDDFKTQSVNREQFTELKNTVSYSGKRKGPDSLSDGPVCKRPALLHTQFLTPPQTPTPAESMEDAHHSESKQDSSADLLQNIINIKNECSPVSLNTVQVSWMSPVVVPQGSPQEQCQDFHRGQVFSPPQKHQPFQVSSSPHMVDQTSLYQYSPQSQNLQPQHYTHNPTLEYSPYSRTSQSPNYEPNLFDGQEPQFCPDQSFASLLSSQESENIAVPIQNSPSVQQQNDAHLQNFNMMPRGACEAMMGHDAGSTPLGTSLPFPNIIGNPMNTTQLGKSFFQWQVEQEESKLANISQDQFLSKDADGDTFLHIAVAQGRRALSYVLARKMNALHMLDIKEHNGQSAFQVAVAANQHLIVQDLVNLGAQVNTTDCWGRTPLHVCAEKGHSQVLQAIQKGAVKSNQFLDLEATNYDGLTPLHCAVVAHNAVVHELQRNQQPHSPEVQELLLKNKSLVDTIKCLIQMGAAVEAKDRKSGRTALHLAAEEANLELIRLFLELPSCLSFVNAKAYNGNTALHVAASLQYRVTQLDAVRLLMRKGADPSTRNLENEQPVHLVPDGPVGEQIRRILKGKSIQQKAPPY
- the NFKBIZ gene encoding NF-kappa-B inhibitor zeta isoform X1, whose amino-acid sequence is MIVDKLLDDSRGGEGLLDAAGDGGLMTSPLNLAYFYGASPPAAAPGACDAICSSSGPSAPGSPGSDSSDFSSASSVSSCGAVESRPRGGARAERLQVEPHMGVGRQQRGPFQGVRVKNSVKELLLHIRSHKQKASGQAVDDFKTQSVNREQFTELKNTVSYSGKRKGPDSLSDGPVCKRPALLHTQFLTPPQTPTPAESMEDAHHSESKQDSSADLLQNIINIKNECSPVSLNTVQVSWMSPVVVPQGSPQEQCQDFHRGQVFSPPQKHQPFQVSSSPHMVDQTSLYQYSPQSQNLQPQHYTHNPTLEYSPYSRTSQSPNYEPNLFDGQEPQFCPDQSFASLLSSQESENIAVPIQNSPSVQQQNDAHLQNFNMMPRGACEAMMGHDAGSTPLGTSLPFPNIIGNPMNTTQLGKSFFQWQVEQEESKLANISQDQFLSKDADGDTFLHIAVAQGRRALSYVLARKMNALHMLDIKEHNGQSAFQVAVAANQHLIVQDLVNLGAQVNTTDCWGRTPLHVCAEKGHSQVLQAIQKGAVKSNQFLDLEATNYDGLTPLHCAVVAHNAVVHELQRNQQPHSPEVQELLLKNKSLVDTIKCLIQMGAAVEAKDRKSGRTALHLAAEEANLELIRLFLELPSCLSFVNAKAYNGNTALHVAASLQYRVTQLDAVRLLMRKGADPSTRNLENEQPVHLVPDGPVGEQIRRILKGKSIQQKAPPY